AGTGGGGGGATTTTATAAAGTCCCTGAAAAACAGGACTTCGCCCCTTTACTGGAAGAATTAAAATGGGCAAAGGATGCATCTATTGAAGCGGTAAAAGTTGCTAATTCTTTAGAGTGTCCTGATTTTGATCAAGATTATGAATTTATAGCACTTCACCATCCCGACGAATATCCTTTCAATGAAGGACGACTTATTTCAAATACCGGTTTGGATATTGACATTCAGGATTACGAAGATCATTTTGAAGAAATTCATGTGGAACATTCCAATGCGCTGCATTCCATACATATAGAGCATGGTAATTATTTTGTTGGCCCACTCGCAAGGTATAATCTCAATTACAATCAACTTTCAGAACTTACCAAACAAGTAGCAGTTGATATTGGGTATGATAGAATTGTAACCAATCCATTTCAGTCCATCGTAGTCAGATCATTAGAAACTGTTTATGCAATTGATGAGGCGATTCGAATTATTGAAAATTATGAAAAACCAGAAAAGCCGGCTGTTGATTATGACATTAAGCCCGGTATCGGTTGGGGCTGCACCGAAGCGCCCCGGGGCATTCTCTATCATCGCTATGAAATTGATGAAAAAGGTACCATCAAAACGGCAAAAATTGTTCCACCTACGGCACAAAACCAAAGTCGGATTGAAGAAGATTTGTCAAACTTCATTCCCAAATACATGGATTTAAGCGACGAAGATCTCACTTGGAAATGCGAACAGGCGGTGCGGAATTATGACCCCTGCATCTCCTGTGCCACCCACTTTTTGAAATTGGATATTGAACGGGAATAATATGACTGAATCAATTTTAATCATCGGCGTTGGCAGTCCTTACCGCTGTGATGACAGTGTGGGACTTGCCATCTTGAAACAACTTCGCCTACATGAATTGCACAATGTGCATTTGATGGAACGGTCTGGTGAAGGATCAGATATTATGGATATATGGCAAAGCTATGGCCACGTAATTTTGGTGGATGCAGTTCAGTCCGGTTCAGCCCCCGGCACCATTCACCGCATTGATGCCAATACAGAAAAAGTGCCTACCGATTTTTTCCATTATTCCACCCACGCCTTTGGCGTGGCGGAAGCAGTTGAAATGGCACGAACCTTAGGTGAATTACCGAAACATGTACTCATTTATGGTATTGAAGGAAAAGATTTCGAAATAGGAAAAGAAATTTCAGCGGAGATAGAAAAAAGCGCTGAACAAGTGGTACAGCAGATTCTGGATGATATTCATTCAATCAGGGAAAAGGAATTGGCGCATGCATGAACTCACCTGAGATGACTGACAATCCAACTGACAGGCATGGCGGCCAGACCGTCGTTGATATACTGATGTCCCACGGCGTACGGCACATCTTTACGCTTTGCGGCGGACACATCTCCCCTATTCTGGTTGCCGCCAAGGAAAGTGGTATCCGCGTCATCGATGTGCGCGATGAAGCGAGTTCTGTATTCGCTGCTGATGCTGTTTCGAGACTTTCCCAGACGACAGGTGTCGCCGTTGTCACTTCCGGCCCGGGACTTACCAACACTATCACCGCCGTTAAGAATAGTCAACTTGCCCAGTCGCCCATAATTCTCATTGGAGGCGCCACGGCTACTGTGCTAAAAAACAAAGGTTCCCTCCAGGATATCGATCAGTTGGCGCTATTGAAACCTCACATCAAGTGGTCTGCCACCGTCCGCTACGTCAATGAGCTCAAATCTAAACTGGAAGCCGCCTTCGCCGCCGCCCAATCGGGTGTCCCCGGGCCTGTATTCCTCGAGATTCCCGTTGACCTTCTCTACCCCGAGCAGATGGTGCGCGAATGGTACAAGACCACATCAGGGACAAAGAGCCGCGGGCTTCAGGATACACTGTTCAACAGCTATCTGAGATGGCATCTGAAACGGCTCTTCAGCAAAGGAAGACAGTCATCAAAAACTATAACATTTGATGCGGGATTTGCTCCCCCTTCCCCGGGAAAACTCCACCGTGTTGCGACGCTCCTGAATAAAGCTGAACGCCCAGTCATGCTGGTGGGGAGTCAGGCGATGCTGTCAGCCGCAAAGGCGCCGGCGATTCAGGAGGCGATCCGGTCGATGGGAATTCCAACTTATCTCTCCGGCATGGCAAGGGGTCTTCTGGCCGAAGATGACCATTTCTATTTTAGACATAAGCGGAAACTCGCCTTGAAGGAGTCCGATCTGGTCATCCTTGCAGGCGTTCCGTGCGACTTCCGCCTCAATTACGGCCGCCACATTCCGAGGTCGGCCAGTCTGGTTTCTATTAATCGCAGCCGTCACGATCTGAGGAAGAACAGACGACCTGATCTGGGTATTCCGGCTGATCCCGCTGAGGCGATCCTGAGTCTCGCTGAAATGAGCGACGGAAATCAGAACCGGGAAGGCTGGATCAACACGCTGAGGCAGCGCGACAATGAGAGAAGAAACGAGATCGAAAGCCAGGCCGCCATCGATACCGGTTTAATCAATCCTCTGAACCTATGCCGGGAGATCAACCTTCATCTTGATAATAATAGCATCCTCGTGGCTGACGGCGGCGACTTTGTGGCGACGGCCTCCTACATCATTCAGCCGAGAAGTCCGCTGTCGTGGCTCGACCCCGGCGTCTTCGGTACCCTCGGCGTCGGAGGCGGATTCGCCCTCGGCGCAAAGCTGTGCCATCCCGAAGCGGAGGTGTGGATACTGTACGGCGACGGCGCGGCCGGATTCAGTCTGGCGGAGTTTGACACCTTCGTCCGCCATAACCTCCCTGTCATAGCCGTAGTGGGTAACGATGCCGGCTGGAGCCAGATCGCCCGTGAACAGGTGGAAATGCTCGGTGACGAGGTTGGGACTGCCCTTGCGTACACCAATTATCACAAAGTGGCTGAAGGGTACGGCGGAGTAGGATTGTCTGTTCAGAGTTCGGCTGAGCTGCCAAATGTACTCAAACGAGCCAAGGCGACAGTCCGGGAAGGTAAACCTGTACTCGTGAATGCTCTGATTGGGAAGACGGACTTCCGCAAGGGATCGATTTCGATGTAAGATGGCAAAAGCCGAACCAGTTTCCGGATCCACCAGCCAGTGGAGACTAAATTGGTTTTGCAACAGAGAGAAAAGCCCGGGAACTCCCGGGCTTTTCTCGGAGGAACGCAACTAAAATGAACCGCCTTATCTGAGCAGTATCATCTTGTGAGTCCGGAAAAAACTTCCTGCCTTGATTCGGTAAAGATAGACACCTGTGCTCACAAGCCGACCGGAGTTATCCTTACCATCCCAGACTGCCACCCTTACTCCCGGTTCTTCCATGCCGCTCACCAAAGACCTTATCTCCTGTCCCATAAGATTGTACACTTTGAGATTGACGTAAGACGCTTCCGG
This is a stretch of genomic DNA from Candidatus Neomarinimicrobiota bacterium. It encodes these proteins:
- a CDS encoding thiamine pyrophosphate-binding protein, coding for MNSPEMTDNPTDRHGGQTVVDILMSHGVRHIFTLCGGHISPILVAAKESGIRVIDVRDEASSVFAADAVSRLSQTTGVAVVTSGPGLTNTITAVKNSQLAQSPIILIGGATATVLKNKGSLQDIDQLALLKPHIKWSATVRYVNELKSKLEAAFAAAQSGVPGPVFLEIPVDLLYPEQMVREWYKTTSGTKSRGLQDTLFNSYLRWHLKRLFSKGRQSSKTITFDAGFAPPSPGKLHRVATLLNKAERPVMLVGSQAMLSAAKAPAIQEAIRSMGIPTYLSGMARGLLAEDDHFYFRHKRKLALKESDLVILAGVPCDFRLNYGRHIPRSASLVSINRSRHDLRKNRRPDLGIPADPAEAILSLAEMSDGNQNREGWINTLRQRDNERRNEIESQAAIDTGLINPLNLCREINLHLDNNSILVADGGDFVATASYIIQPRSPLSWLDPGVFGTLGVGGGFALGAKLCHPEAEVWILYGDGAAGFSLAEFDTFVRHNLPVIAVVGNDAGWSQIAREQVEMLGDEVGTALAYTNYHKVAEGYGGVGLSVQSSAELPNVLKRAKATVREGKPVLVNALIGKTDFRKGSISM
- a CDS encoding Ni/Fe hydrogenase subunit alpha, which gives rise to MNALKNTKTIKVDYLARVEGEGALFIKIKDNELQDCKLKIFEPPRFFEAFLQGRHFTEAPDITARICGICPIAYIMSSIHAMERILGIEVGGQLRELRRLIYCGEWIESHVLHVFMLHAPDFLGYQDAIQLAGDKPELVKMALRLKKAGNELVRLLGGREIHPINNKVGGFYKVPEKQDFAPLLEELKWAKDASIEAVKVANSLECPDFDQDYEFIALHHPDEYPFNEGRLISNTGLDIDIQDYEDHFEEIHVEHSNALHSIHIEHGNYFVGPLARYNLNYNQLSELTKQVAVDIGYDRIVTNPFQSIVVRSLETVYAIDEAIRIIENYEKPEKPAVDYDIKPGIGWGCTEAPRGILYHRYEIDEKGTIKTAKIVPPTAQNQSRIEEDLSNFIPKYMDLSDEDLTWKCEQAVRNYDPCISCATHFLKLDIERE
- a CDS encoding hydrogenase maturation protease — its product is MTESILIIGVGSPYRCDDSVGLAILKQLRLHELHNVHLMERSGEGSDIMDIWQSYGHVILVDAVQSGSAPGTIHRIDANTEKVPTDFFHYSTHAFGVAEAVEMARTLGELPKHVLIYGIEGKDFEIGKEISAEIEKSAEQVVQQILDDIHSIREKELAHA